One segment of Castanea sativa cultivar Marrone di Chiusa Pesio chromosome 3, ASM4071231v1 DNA contains the following:
- the LOC142628124 gene encoding transcription factor PIF3 isoform X2 — protein sequence MPLSELYRMAKGKLESTREKNTACSNDLSFLPENDLFELVWENGQILKQGQSSRARKSPTRNSFQSHCLPSYTSKIRDKDIGNGSNSKMGKFGGMESVLNEIPMSVPSDEIDLSQDDDMMPWLNYPIDDSLQHEYCSEFLPELSGVTVNELSNQNNLASIDKRSSCNLVYRDCHTNSVNDVVSLGQGNVSKVSSVGIGEATRPRTTPLYPSSSQQCQTSFSSLRSRVTDGAGNNTSSVMHRAVCGDSTQVASAAGVFPTIKMQKKDPMSSNNNSNLMNFSHFSRPAALVKANLQNMGLMVGSDLSSLERITSKDKGSAASIKHPPESTHINSISGLQKESSSHCQPLAVPAPSKVDLKPSEDKPVEETVASKQSEAVCPDEASRNDKISNQVFSESVTKGLPDGEKTTEPVVASSSACSGNSVERASDDPTHNLKRKFRDTEESEYHSEDIEEESIGAKKAAPGRAGTGSKRSRAAEVHNLSERRRRDRINEKMRALQELIPNCNKVDKASMLDEAIEYLKTLQLQVQIMSMGAGFYMPPMMLPTGMQHMSAPHMAHFSPMGVGMGMGMGMGYGMGMPDMNVGPSGYPMIQVPPMQGAHFPGPPIPGHTAMHGMAGSNLQMFGLPGQGLPMPMPMPRAPLIPLSGGPVMKSATGLNACGVVGPVENVDSAPASSSKDPMQNVNSQAMQITGASISMTQTSSQCPATNARFEPSSLVQNNGQVSDVGNTAVNSANGNDLVPSKPA from the exons ATGCCTTTGTCTGAGCTGTATCGAATGGCTAAAGGAAAGCTTGAGTCTACTAGGGAGAAGAACACCGCTTGTTCAAATGATCTGTCTTTTCT ACCAGAGAATGATCTTTTTGAGCTGGTATGGGAAAATGGTCAGATTTTGAAGCAAGGTCAGTCCAGTAGAGCTAGAAAGAGCCCAACTAGGAACAGCTTTCAATCTCACTGTTTACCATCTTACACCTCTAAGATAAGAGATAAAGACATAGGGAATGGCAGCAATTCAAAGATGGGAAAGTTTGGGGGAATGGAGTCTGTATTGAATGAAATCCCAATGTCAGTGCCATCAGATGAAATAGATTTGAGTCAAGATGATGACATGATGCCTTGGTTGAATTATCCAATTGATGATTCTTTACAACATGAATATTGTTCTGAGTTCTTGCCTGAATTATCTGGGGTCACTGTAAATGAACTATCCAACCAGAATAATTTGGCATCTATCGACAAAAGAAGTAGTTGTAATCTGGTATATAGGGATTGCCATACTAATTCAGTAAATGATGTTGTGAGTTTAGGACAGGGGAATGTGTCAAAAGTTTCTTCAGTAGGAATAGGTGAGGCCACAAGACCTAGAACTACTCCTTTATACCCATCATCATCACAACAATGTCAAACATCCTTTTCATCTCTTAGATCAAGGGTTACAGATGGTGCTGGCAATAATACGAGCAGTGTCATGCACCGTGCTGTATGTGGGGATTCAACACAGGTTGCATCTGCTGCAGGTGTATTTCCCACTATAAAGATGCAGAAGAAAGATCCAATGTCATCTAACAATAACTCCAATCTGATgaatttctctcatttctcacGTCCTGCTGCTCTTGTGAAGGCTAATCTTCAGAACATGGGCCTCATGGTTGGTTCGGATTTATCAAGCTTGGAAAGGATAACAAGTAAGGATAAAGGTTCAGCTGCAAGTATTAAACATCCTCCTGAATCAACACATATCAATTCCATTAGTGGTTTACAAAAAGAATCAAGTTCCCATTGTCAACCTCTTGCTGTGCCTGCGCCATCCAAGGTTGATTTAAAACCATCAGAGGATAAGCCTGTTGAGGAAACAGTTGCCAGTAAACAATCTGAGGCTGTCTGTCCAGATGAGGCCTCTAGGAACGACAAAATCTCCAATCAAGTCTTCAGTGAAAGTGTGACTAAGGGACTGCCGGATGGTGAGAAGACTACAGAGCCTGTTgttgcttcttcttctgcttGCTCAGGCAATAGCGTGGAGAGAGCTTCCGATGATCCAACACataatttgaagagaaaatttcGTGACACTGAAGAGTCCGAATACCATAGTGAA GACATTGAAGAGGAATCAATTGGGGCAAAAAAAGCAGCTCCTGGCCGAGCGGGTACAGGTTCCAAGAGAAGCCGGGCAGCAGAAGTGCATAATTTATCTGAAAGG AGGCGAAGAGATAGGATCAATGAGAAGATGCGTGCATTGCAAGAACTTATTCCAAATTGCAATAAG GTGGACAAAGCTTCAATGCTTGATGAGGCCATAGAGTATCTGAAGACACTTCAACTTCAAGTGCAA ATTATGTCAATGGGAGCTGGTTTTTATATGCCTCCAATGATGTTACCAACTGGAATGCAACACATGAGTGCACCTCATATGGCTCATTTCTCTCCTATGGGCGTTGGAATGGGAATGGGAATGGGAATGGGCTATGGGATGGGTATGCCAGACATGAATGTTGGACCTTCGGGTTACCCTATGATTCAAGTGCCCCCCATGCAAGGAGCACATTTCCCTGGCCCACCTATACCAGGACACACTGCTATGCATGGGATGGCCGGATCTAACCTTCAGATGTTTGGGCTTCCTGGTCAAGGACTTCCAATGCCAATGCCAATGCCTCGTGCACCATTAATTCCTTTGTCGGGAGGGCCTGTTATGAAGTCAGCCACAGGACTTAATGCCTGTGGGGTTGTAGGTCCTGTGGAAAATGTGGATTCAGCTCCAGCCTCTAGCTCAAAGGATCCAATGCAGAATGTTAATTCTCAAGCAATGCAAATCACTGGTGCTAGCATCTCAATGACTCAGACATCTAGTCAG TGTCCAGCAACAAATGCAAGATTTGAACCGTCTTCTTTGGTGCAAAATAATGGTCAAGTCTCAGATGTTGGCAACACAGCTGTTAACTCTGCAAATGGAAATGACCTTGTGCCTAGTAAACCAGCTT GA
- the LOC142628124 gene encoding transcription factor PIF3 isoform X1 encodes MPLSELYRMAKGKLESTREKNTACSNDLSFLPENDLFELVWENGQILKQGQSSRARKSPTRNSFQSHCLPSYTSKIRDKDIGNGSNSKMGKFGGMESVLNEIPMSVPSDEIDLSQDDDMMPWLNYPIDDSLQHEYCSEFLPELSGVTVNELSNQNNLASIDKRSSCNLVYRDCHTNSVNDVVSLGQGNVSKVSSVGIGEATRPRTTPLYPSSSQQCQTSFSSLRSRVTDGAGNNTSSVMHRAVCGDSTQVASAAGVFPTIKMQKKDPMSSNNNSNLMNFSHFSRPAALVKANLQNMGLMVGSDLSSLERITSKDKGSAASIKHPPESTHINSISGLQKESSSHCQPLAVPAPSKVDLKPSEDKPVEETVASKQSEAVCPDEASRNDKISNQVFSESVTKGLPDGEKTTEPVVASSSACSGNSVERASDDPTHNLKRKFRDTEESEYHSEDIEEESIGAKKAAPGRAGTGSKRSRAAEVHNLSERRRRDRINEKMRALQELIPNCNKVDKASMLDEAIEYLKTLQLQVQIMSMGAGFYMPPMMLPTGMQHMSAPHMAHFSPMGVGMGMGMGMGYGMGMPDMNVGPSGYPMIQVPPMQGAHFPGPPIPGHTAMHGMAGSNLQMFGLPGQGLPMPMPMPRAPLIPLSGGPVMKSATGLNACGVVGPVENVDSAPASSSKDPMQNVNSQAMQITGASISMTQTSSQCPATNARFEPSSLVQNNGQVSDVGNTAVNSANGNDLVPSKPACYD; translated from the exons ATGCCTTTGTCTGAGCTGTATCGAATGGCTAAAGGAAAGCTTGAGTCTACTAGGGAGAAGAACACCGCTTGTTCAAATGATCTGTCTTTTCT ACCAGAGAATGATCTTTTTGAGCTGGTATGGGAAAATGGTCAGATTTTGAAGCAAGGTCAGTCCAGTAGAGCTAGAAAGAGCCCAACTAGGAACAGCTTTCAATCTCACTGTTTACCATCTTACACCTCTAAGATAAGAGATAAAGACATAGGGAATGGCAGCAATTCAAAGATGGGAAAGTTTGGGGGAATGGAGTCTGTATTGAATGAAATCCCAATGTCAGTGCCATCAGATGAAATAGATTTGAGTCAAGATGATGACATGATGCCTTGGTTGAATTATCCAATTGATGATTCTTTACAACATGAATATTGTTCTGAGTTCTTGCCTGAATTATCTGGGGTCACTGTAAATGAACTATCCAACCAGAATAATTTGGCATCTATCGACAAAAGAAGTAGTTGTAATCTGGTATATAGGGATTGCCATACTAATTCAGTAAATGATGTTGTGAGTTTAGGACAGGGGAATGTGTCAAAAGTTTCTTCAGTAGGAATAGGTGAGGCCACAAGACCTAGAACTACTCCTTTATACCCATCATCATCACAACAATGTCAAACATCCTTTTCATCTCTTAGATCAAGGGTTACAGATGGTGCTGGCAATAATACGAGCAGTGTCATGCACCGTGCTGTATGTGGGGATTCAACACAGGTTGCATCTGCTGCAGGTGTATTTCCCACTATAAAGATGCAGAAGAAAGATCCAATGTCATCTAACAATAACTCCAATCTGATgaatttctctcatttctcacGTCCTGCTGCTCTTGTGAAGGCTAATCTTCAGAACATGGGCCTCATGGTTGGTTCGGATTTATCAAGCTTGGAAAGGATAACAAGTAAGGATAAAGGTTCAGCTGCAAGTATTAAACATCCTCCTGAATCAACACATATCAATTCCATTAGTGGTTTACAAAAAGAATCAAGTTCCCATTGTCAACCTCTTGCTGTGCCTGCGCCATCCAAGGTTGATTTAAAACCATCAGAGGATAAGCCTGTTGAGGAAACAGTTGCCAGTAAACAATCTGAGGCTGTCTGTCCAGATGAGGCCTCTAGGAACGACAAAATCTCCAATCAAGTCTTCAGTGAAAGTGTGACTAAGGGACTGCCGGATGGTGAGAAGACTACAGAGCCTGTTgttgcttcttcttctgcttGCTCAGGCAATAGCGTGGAGAGAGCTTCCGATGATCCAACACataatttgaagagaaaatttcGTGACACTGAAGAGTCCGAATACCATAGTGAA GACATTGAAGAGGAATCAATTGGGGCAAAAAAAGCAGCTCCTGGCCGAGCGGGTACAGGTTCCAAGAGAAGCCGGGCAGCAGAAGTGCATAATTTATCTGAAAGG AGGCGAAGAGATAGGATCAATGAGAAGATGCGTGCATTGCAAGAACTTATTCCAAATTGCAATAAG GTGGACAAAGCTTCAATGCTTGATGAGGCCATAGAGTATCTGAAGACACTTCAACTTCAAGTGCAA ATTATGTCAATGGGAGCTGGTTTTTATATGCCTCCAATGATGTTACCAACTGGAATGCAACACATGAGTGCACCTCATATGGCTCATTTCTCTCCTATGGGCGTTGGAATGGGAATGGGAATGGGAATGGGCTATGGGATGGGTATGCCAGACATGAATGTTGGACCTTCGGGTTACCCTATGATTCAAGTGCCCCCCATGCAAGGAGCACATTTCCCTGGCCCACCTATACCAGGACACACTGCTATGCATGGGATGGCCGGATCTAACCTTCAGATGTTTGGGCTTCCTGGTCAAGGACTTCCAATGCCAATGCCAATGCCTCGTGCACCATTAATTCCTTTGTCGGGAGGGCCTGTTATGAAGTCAGCCACAGGACTTAATGCCTGTGGGGTTGTAGGTCCTGTGGAAAATGTGGATTCAGCTCCAGCCTCTAGCTCAAAGGATCCAATGCAGAATGTTAATTCTCAAGCAATGCAAATCACTGGTGCTAGCATCTCAATGACTCAGACATCTAGTCAG TGTCCAGCAACAAATGCAAGATTTGAACCGTCTTCTTTGGTGCAAAATAATGGTCAAGTCTCAGATGTTGGCAACACAGCTGTTAACTCTGCAAATGGAAATGACCTTGTGCCTAGTAAACCAGCTT GCTATGATTGA